GACGTGCGGAACGCCTGGAAGCATAGCAGGTGAGCTGAGATGACGGCGGGCGGCGGCTGCTGCCCTAGCGGCGATGGCGGCCCGGGGGCTGattgcagtctccttctcctgGCCCAGGATCTTCTTCGGGAAGAACAAAGTGATGATGGTGGCGCTGGGACGTGAGCCGAGCAGCGAGTACAAGGAAAATCTACATAAGGTAGGGGCTGGGGGTTAGTCTGTGTGTCCTAAAGCTCTGCCTCACGGAAAACAGAGTTGttttagaatcgtagaatcagtcaggggtggaagggagcacaaggagcagccagttccaactcccctgtcgtgggcagggacatcctaccctagatcaagctggccagagcctcaaaCACCCCTAgagatggggccacaaccacttccctgggcaacccactccagcctctcaccactgtcatgctcaacaacttcctccccatctccagtctgactctccccacctccagctttgctccattcccccctgccctgccactccctgatagcctaaaaagtccctcatcagcttttttgtagcccccttcagatactaaaaggccacaagaaggtcacctgggagcctcctcttctccagcctgcacagccccaactctttcagtctgtgctcatagaagaggtgctgcagccctctgagcatcctcgtggcctttAGGACCACAGAgttccaaccattaacccagcactgccagagcaccactaaaccatggccttcagcaccacatctccacagctttgaaactactccagggatggagactccaccactgccttgagCAGACTCTTCTAGGTCTTGACAACCGTTTGGGAAAGAAACTGTTCTTTGTATTCAACCTAACTCTCCCCTAgggcaacttgaagccatttccttttgtcctgtgaGTTattccttgagagaagagaccaaccccacctggctgtaagagagccagaaggtcttccttcagcctccttttctcctgtgtTGCTAGTGTGCCACAGATAGGCTCTTTCTTGCAGGTCAGCAAGCACCTGAGAGGTGAAGTTGGCCTCCTCTTCACTAACCGCACCAAGGATGAGGTGGATGAGTAAGTACCCATCTGTCACACTTCTGGGTTCAGACTTCAAACTGCTGAGCAGCCTTTCTGCTCAACTACTTCACTTGCTGTTCCTCTTAAAACACTGATCTTGTTCTGTTGGGTCTTTCTCTTGCCACCCTCCAGAGACAGTTTGAaacttcctgcaggctccctgtcTTAGCCCACAGGCTGTTGGTTCTACATCTAAAGCCTTTGTTAACCTTCTCAGGTGGTTCTCCAAATTCAGAGAGGTGGACTTTGCCCGTGCAGGGAACAAGGCAACATACACAGTGAGCCTGGACATGGGGCCCTTGGAGCAGTTCCCCCACTCCATGGAGCCTCAGCTACGGCAGCTGGGATTGCCTACAGCCTTAAAGAAAGGTATGTGCAGGGGCCACAGAGGAACACTTGCTGGGTCTTGTCCGTGCAGATGAGATCTCTTACTGTGATTGTTAAATAGTGGAGGAGAATTTAGCCTAGGAGAAGACACAGTAGACAGCATTCTCCTTCTTCAGTATATGCTTTTAGGATCAGAGAATTGCTTCAGTTGAAAAGATCAAGTTAAATCATTCTCTgtctctgccagggctgggattaaaccatggccctcagcactatATCTCTATGGCTTTGAagctcctccagggatgaatattcaaccagctccctgggcagcctgttgcagtcttTGAGAAACCTTTTAGTGAAgatgtttcttctaatgtccaacctaaacctccccaggtgcagtttgaggctatttcctctcatcctactaCTTGTTATTtgagagaagacaccaacccccacttggctccagcctcctttcagggagttgtagagagccagaaggtctcccctcagcttcctcttttccagactaaacaacctcattgCACCATTCTTCCCAAACTGCTGTTAAAAGCCAAGTAAACAACCAGCTTTgtacatggtctggttgattggagagggctggatgataggttggagcggatgagcttggaggtctcttccaacctgcttgattctgtgataagattCCAGCCTTGCTCAGTGTAAACACTGaggtccagcctcacctggagcagaaACCTGTCACTTCTGAATGCTCTCACCCAGCTTCTTGGGGTGCACACTAATACTGGCCCTTGGTAGCTGATGTTTGAGGGAGTCTGAGCTCAGGCTTATCTACTGTCAGCCTATTCCAAGAGCTTCTGTTCCCGCAGGAGTGGTGACGCTGCTTTCCGATTACCAAGTGTGTAAAGAAGGAGATGTTCTCACCCCTGAGCAAGCTCGTGTCCTGGTGAGTAATCTTGTGATGCAGCACCTCTGCGAGCTCCTCTTTCCCCTGAGACAAATCAATTAACTGCTGGGTTtaatgaggctggaggggacaaGTTCTCAGTGAAGGTGAGCAGTCAGTGGGGTGCAGCAAACACCCTTGCATGTCCCTAAATATATGGACaggctgaagcatgtccagagaagggccccctcaattcaggagagatgttgaggtgctggagcgtgtccagagaagggcaacaaagctggtgaggggcctggaacacaaaccctatgaggagaggctgagggagctgggggtgtgcagcc
This is a stretch of genomic DNA from Pogoniulus pusillus isolate bPogPus1 chromosome 36, bPogPus1.pri, whole genome shotgun sequence. It encodes these proteins:
- the MRTO4 gene encoding mRNA turnover protein 4 homolog, translating into MPKSKRDRKVSLTRTPRKGLEAKQALITELRRCVDTYKYIFIFSVANMRNNKLKDVRNAWKHSRIFFGKNKVMMVALGREPSSEYKENLHKVSKHLRGEVGLLFTNRTKDEVDEWFSKFREVDFARAGNKATYTVSLDMGPLEQFPHSMEPQLRQLGLPTALKKGVVTLLSDYQVCKEGDVLTPEQARVLKLFGYEMAEFKVTIKFLWNSETGDFQKLVGGKKEEEEDEEEEEEDNDDDDSNED